Genomic window (Salvelinus fontinalis isolate EN_2023a chromosome 3, ASM2944872v1, whole genome shotgun sequence):
ATACCCCATTcataccccatacataccccatacataccccagacATACCCCAGACATACCCCATACATTCCACACAAGACATCCAAAACAAGTTCACGGGTGTCGCAGAgttttatacagagccatgatcgcatggaactcccatctccaactactcaaataaacagcaaaattACCTTTAAAAAAACCTCATGGAATggcggacaaacacacacacacaaacatgcacacacagacacactctaacacacattgtttttgttgttgtattgctTGTATATCAATGTATTTCAAatgtgtgtgactgtccttgtctatcagtgtttcagtgttttattacttgtcatgttttgttttgttttgtccccaggaagagtagcggcTGCTTCTGCAAAATAAATGTCTCCACTGGCACTATTTTCTGGAGAGACTTCCTAGCTGCTTGGCGAAATAAGCGTCAGGGTCACTTTACTAGCTGACCAGTGAAGAATCAGAACAGCACCAGTCTACCAGTAAGACATTAGAGGTCATTGTCAATGACTAACACAATGTGGAGATGGACAGAGCCCAATGACTAACACGATGTGGAGATGGACAGAGCCCAATGACTAACATGATGTGGAGATGGACAGGGCCCAATGACTAACACGATGTGGAGATGGACAGAGCCCAATGACTAGCACAATGTGGAGATGGACAGAGCCCAATGACTAACACAATGTGGAGATGGACAGAGCCCAATGACTAACACGATGTGGAAATGGACAGAGCCCAATGACTAACACAATGTGGAGATGGACAGAGCCCAATGACTAACACAATGTGGAGATGGACAGAGCCCAATGACTAACACAATGTGGAGATGGACAGAGCCCAATGGCTAACACAATGTGGAGATAGACAGAGCCCAATGGCTAACACAATGTGGAGATGGACAGAGCCCAATGACTAACACAATGTGGAGATGGACAGAGCCCAATGACTAACACAATGTGGAGATGGACAGAGCCCAATGACTAACATGATGGACAGAGCCCAATGAGAAGTCGGCAGAAAGAGACAAAGTATAGAAAGAGGAAAATAGAAATCTTCATAAGTacctacacacgcacacacacgcacacgcacacacacacacacacacacacacacacacacacacacacacacacacacacacacacacacacacacacacacacacacacacacagtcccagcagCTACTGTATGTCTGTATTCAGCCAGTCTGCAGTAAAGTAAACACTTTATGTCATGAGTGTTTATACTGGTAGGCCTGGTACAGTAGGTGAATGTAGTGGTGGTATCCATCCATCAATCACACTAGCAGCAGCCTCATACCTCATTCACCCACTAGTCTATTGAAGACATTTCATGCTTCAACTTCAAATTTAGCACAGTGCTGTTGGCTTTTATCCATATTCCATAACAGCAGAACACATACAGTATCCAGGACACCCATTACAAAAATACATCAAAACAATAGCCTGaggtattacatttttttgtaaaaCACAGGCAAGCATTTTAGCATCAGTTCAAATCTAGTAATCAACCGTTTAAGGTGCGTTAGTTATAGTTGTATAACTAATTAAAGCACTTTTGGAACATAGTTGTTGTTTGGATTCAACTTTGGAGGATTTACTTTTTTACTTTTTAGGATGCCAAGTAAGGTTTTTGGAGAGCTCCTGATTTAAAGATATTATTTGGGCACCATCTTAAATTCTCTTGGGGGCATTATTCCAATGGAGAAGACACACATTTTATGGACCACACGAGTGGAGGGAAAGAGAACTAAAactgtggagagaaagagagggagagagaagcgagagatagagatgagaaagggtaagaaagagagatagacagaaggaAGACATACCCCAACGTGGTCATTGTGACAATGGTGTACCAGAAGGAGGCTGGGATGCTGGTGAACTTGGTCGACGACGACCCCTTCTCTGCGTAAAACATGACGGTGGCGAAGATGATGATGGCCATagtgagggagaagaggaggaagcccAGCTCGGAGGCGCAGCTCTTCAGCGTGTACCCCAGGATCCTGAGGCCCTGCGAGTGGCGGGAGAACTTGAAGATGCGGAACACACGGAACACACGGAGCGTGACGAAGGCTCCGCTCACATCCTCGTTGTCTGTCATCACCAGGCCGATGTAGTAGGGAAAGATGGCCACCACGTCGATGATGCTCATCACGCTGCGCATGAATTGATAGCGGCTGGGCGCGGCAAACAGTCTCATGAGGTACTCTATGGTGAAGATGAGGACGCAGGCCGTGTCCATGCAGAAGAAGGCTACGGTGTAGCGCTCGCCACATGGCATGTCCTTCTGGGAAGGCGTGGCACCGCACGGAACAGTCTCTATCACGTTGGTGAGGACTGAGATGGCAATGAAGAAGCCGGTGACGTAGTAGAACACCAGGGCCATGGTGGAGGTGTGAGGGTTCTCAAAGGCCCTCCAcatggtctctctgtatgtcatGTTGGGCAGCTTGCAGTCCTTGTTGTCATCCTGGTCGTCCTGGAGACGTTCAGCATTCTCCCGCTTCCGATCTTTGTACTCTTCATAGCAGCAGTCACCGATGATCTCCGGGATGATGCCAAAGAAGGTTAGCTCTTCGTCGTAGGCTGAGATGCACTCATAGCGTGGATAGTGCAGCTTGCCCGTCCGATAGAAGTTGAGAATGCTACGGAAGGAGTCTGGGTCCCGGTCGAAAAAATACTCTTTGGTCTCCTCATCGTAAAAAAACTGTTTCTCTGAGCTGCCCAGCAGGGTGTCTGGGTAGCGGTCCAGTGTGGTCCTCCAGGTCTGGAAGCGTCGTCCACTCACATTCAGGATGATCAGCTCATCATGTCTCTTTGTTTGGTCTCTAGGAGCGATAGGCATGGGGCAGTTGGCCACAGGCATCCAGCCAATAGCTGCTGCCCGGGCGAAGGGAAGCCATGCAGCCACTCCTGCCGCCATGGCAACTCACTCTGGTTTCCCGCTTGCCTTAAAATGACCTGTCATCTTGAGCAGAGAAACAGACAACACAAAATCAGTAACTCCTGAATAAAGCATTTCCAAGATAAGGTGGTTGCATGGTAGGTGGTTTGCACTATAAGCTACTGTAGCAAATCATTGTATTCAAGTATTTTCATCATAAACCAAAGAGACTAATGCGTTCTAAAGAACTCAAACAAATCTTTGATGATAGGTTACATCGCTGATGCTAGTCTTCTGTGTTCTCATGACTGTTGGAGTCACAACCCTGACTGTTTTTCATCCCAACAGTAGCCCCACCACTTGGTGTGGTGTTATAAAAGGAAATATATCCACTCTGGAATTCATAGATGGAGATGGATGCAAGGACTATAATGACAATCCCTCTGCCAGAACACCAACACCACAAGAGCTCTAAGCAGGCGGTCAAATTCCCTGTCATTTCCAGATCTCACTGAACAGAAGGTTTAAGAAAGAGAGGATAATGTGAAGCCTCTTTAGGAAGCTCTGTTAAACATCTATGAAAAATAGAAGTGGTCTCTCCAGAATAGAGAGAGACCTGTTGAATCAGAAGTGCCATATCGCTAGGTCTGTATCAGATTTAAGGATAATGTTAATGTGAAGAAAAATGATTTCTGGCTCTTCTTCTTTTTAAAGAAAAAATCTCGAAAGGAGTGTATGCTCTAACGTTAGTCGAATACATTTCAGTATTTTGATGCATAAGTAAAATAGTATTGCTGCTTTAACATTCTGATTATGATGATCAACTCCACATGTTAGGCTACTTGTAGAAGTAAGAGGAAAAAACAGACCAGCACATTAGAAACAAAATTAGACAACTCATCAGCTGCATCTTCTAAGCTTTCTTTATCACTTACCTCCAAACAAGGAAAGATCCAAACAATTTCAATGCGCGATCCTCCAGCAAAATAACTCCTCTGGGGAAAAGCTACAGAAATTGAAAGGCGCATTGACAAAGGACCTCTGTGCGAATGGGCGAAACAAGCATAGATGAACACGAGATGGGGATATCGATGCGTTGAACGATCGTAAACGTGTTGATGAAATTCACTAAAACCTTAAAGTCTGTTCTTTAAACCACACCTGCATCTTGATGCACCTGCGGTTTGGACAGACAGCACAGATTCACCACCTTCAGGATGATATTCACACCTACCTCATGACTGTGATGATGACTAGAAAAGTGGGTGATGGACATGAGTCAGACTccgtaatctctctctctctcgctctctcttactCTATCGTGCGCATAGGCTCCTCTCTCACACAATTTTACGGTGCTAAATCAGTCCACTCGACCGACTAAATGGACGGATGTGTCAACAACACTTTCTTTCTTATTTACTTTTTATAGTTAATTTGAGAAAATACAAACATTTTGAATATGCACACTTTTAATGAGGCAGTTGGTGTTACTGGAAAATGTCCTCAATTCAATTACGCGCAGCGCAGTGAGGGAAGTTGCCTTCTAGACAAATTGTATGACATGACAGGATGCTATAACTAGAACACTTGATAGCAGCCAGCATCTCCATGATCAGGAAAGTCTTGCAGCGTCTGTGCTTTATAACATTTTCTTTATTACATGGTTATATATCTCAATTAATTGTCGTCTCATCTTTAAAGATCCCTCATCAAATCGCATATTCACTCAATAATGAAAATATTTAATAGCCACTATAATTGACACTTATTACCATGTAATTTCGAACTAAATACAGTACCTTGCTAattattttacaatgtgaatatgtAAATGATGGATGGTACATATCACAATGTTTAAGtaaactttttttaaatttatcaTATCACTATATGATCAAATGAAATAAAAGGTTGGATTTGAGATAATTAAAAATGTCGACCTCGACTTTCCTCATTACTAGCATACCCATCGTTATTACCCAAGAGAGGCAGTAAGCATTGATTGGACTGAAGAAAGTATGTGTCCTATCATTGAGCCAACGCTATGTATCATCAAATTCCCTTGTTGCACTGTGCAGTGCAGACATAATATTCAGTAAGAGCGCTCAGCCTACACAACTCACAGAGTATTTACTTTGCCTCAAGTTCATTGTTGATTAATAGTAGCCTTCACCTTTGGATCAATTTTCTTTCCCCGAGTAGCAATTTTTATCCATACCCAAAAAGCCCCTCCAGAAGAACATTCTTTCACTAATTAGTAATTATCATTAGAATTGTGATGTATTCTAAAAAGGTACTAAATTGCTCTGGAGGCCTTGAAGTAGTGAAATAACCCTCAGATTTAAAACATACTATCAAggccggctccaggcataagcgaTATAAGCGGTCGCTTAGGGCCCCAGAAAGGAACTCagttggggtctcaacttactgttgagagttagaatggTATCTAAGCTTGTAGTAATCACGTCCGATTACCTGACCTGCAGGGGGCCCCCAATAACTTGTGTTAGTCACTCTCAGTCAGATATCATTAtgtaacatggcataagtcatgtaaaaatgtgtaaaattgtaggaaatttgctttaaaactaaaACAATTTTTCTCCACCCCATAACAAGcgggtagaattgcaggaaattagttgTAAAACTGGAAGAAAAAATATGTCTGCCCAATGGCAAAATGAGTataattgcatgaaatgttttataaaattgctaaatgttctctcaacctcatgacaaaatgtgtagaactgcaggaaattaacttttttttaaaaaatgtatttctgcCGCCAAAAGAGGGCCccaaatctcgcttagggcccccaaaaggctagagccggcTCTGCATACTGTAATGAAAAGCCCTACAAGGGTTCATAGAAGTGCTTTCAGAACCCTCTGTGCCTTGTGAGGTGATGGTGCTGATGCAAACATCTTATTTCAACATCTGTTCAGCAGCTTAATGACTAATGGCGAATTTTTACTGAGGATTTACCCCagcctttttgcccaaaatgaAATTTTGGGCCAAAAGGCACACtccgctccatcattcattgaatcagatggctcattaatTACAAAACCAACTAATATTGCCAAATACTTTAATGATTTTGTTctttggcaagattagcaaatttagccatgacatgccagcaacaaacgctgacactacacatccaagtata
Coding sequences:
- the LOC129851401 gene encoding potassium voltage-gated channel subfamily D member 3-like isoform X2, with amino-acid sequence MAAGVAAWLPFARAAAIGWMPVANCPMPIAPRDQTKRHDELIILNVSGRRFQTWRTTLDRYPDTLLGSSEKQFFYDEETKEYFFDRDPDSFRSILNFYRTGKLHYPRYECISAYDEELTFFGIIPEIIGDCCYEEYKDRKRENAERLQDDQDDNKDCKLPNMTYRETMWRAFENPHTSTMALVFYYVTGFFIAISVLTNVIETVPCGATPSQKDMPCGERYTVAFFCMDTACVLIFTIEYLMRLFAAPSRYQFMRSVMSIIDVVAIFPYYIGLVMTDNEDVSGAFVTLRVFRVFRIFKFSRHSQGLRILGYTLKSCASELGFLLFSLTMAIIIFATVMFYAEKGSSSTKFTSIPASFWYTIVTMTTLGYGDMVPKTIAGKIFGSICSLSGVLVIALPVPVIVSNFSRIYHQNQRADKRRAQKVQKARLARIRIAQAGSSCTGFLQSKRNDLLNDLLELTGSDEEELLLSKSMSLLESQHHHLLHCLEKTTAHEFMDEQLYEQNCLETTVQSYTSRSPSLSSQDRPIGTCCTRRVKRSSPLPNSSMPLQPSHQHGPLQELSAPRIQCGDKLPRTTSRSSLNLKTDEVGLFNCKGGHITTAIISIPTPHSATPDGDGLHGPPQRRPPPPPTGPEAASINTTASSTVFKVSAL
- the LOC129851401 gene encoding potassium voltage-gated channel subfamily D member 3-like isoform X1, with the protein product MAAGVAAWLPFARAAAIGWMPVANCPMPIAPRDQTKRHDELIILNVSGRRFQTWRTTLDRYPDTLLGSSEKQFFYDEETKEYFFDRDPDSFRSILNFYRTGKLHYPRYECISAYDEELTFFGIIPEIIGDCCYEEYKDRKRENAERLQDDQDDNKDCKLPNMTYRETMWRAFENPHTSTMALVFYYVTGFFIAISVLTNVIETVPCGATPSQKDMPCGERYTVAFFCMDTACVLIFTIEYLMRLFAAPSRYQFMRSVMSIIDVVAIFPYYIGLVMTDNEDVSGAFVTLRVFRVFRIFKFSRHSQGLRILGYTLKSCASELGFLLFSLTMAIIIFATVMFYAEKGSSSTKFTSIPASFWYTIVTMTTLGYGDMVPKTIAGKIFGSICSLSGVLVIALPVPVIVSNFSRIYHQNQRADKRRAQKVQKARLARIRIAQAGSSCTGFLQSKRNDLLNDLLELTQQPYKQNNIHEGSDEEELLLSKSMSLLESQHHHLLHCLEKTTAHEFMDEQLYEQNCLETTVQSYTSRSPSLSSQDRPIGTCCTRRVKRSSPLPNSSMPLQPSHQHGPLQELSAPRIQCGDKLPRTTSRSSLNLKTDEVGLFNCKGGHITTAIISIPTPHSATPDGDGLHGPPQRRPPPPPTGPEAASINTTASSTVFKVSAL